A genomic window from Syngnathus typhle isolate RoL2023-S1 ecotype Sweden linkage group LG18, RoL_Styp_1.0, whole genome shotgun sequence includes:
- the coasy gene encoding bifunctional coenzyme A synthase, whose product MSMFSTGILVLTSPLHTLRIAPVLRSAAQLVERTLYVHLHPGLNLGGGQARPVFLPPAVDLCSLITRLYSNAADVCAHLDVRVLLTHIHPSCGKGGPFPTPQYLSHSPEVLLTDFPARDPAQSQQVMQCLQGYAGCCYACRPGLPSVLLPPQLVEPEEELEGGEKDQGKVLETYPDVVVGGTFDRLHGAHKTLLNVSCLLATRRFLIGVCHQGMLKKKVLNELIQPYELRVERLQEFLRDVKPSLQVEIVPLDDPLGVSVVDPLLRCIVVSEETRKGGEAVNRKRIENGLPALVLHEIQLLKDAHHSETEEEKISSSSLRSRLLGTLLNQPKATPDLPLQPYVIGLTGRSGSGKSSVAKRLEDLGTVRIDCDKLGHQVYELGSAAYRRILEEFGSDILNEDQTINRHALGKKVFGQQERLKALTDIVWPEIALLVKNRISQAREEGKDVCVVDAAVLLEAGWTDMVHEVWVTIIPEEEAVSRIMQRDGVAAEDARRRLQNQSSDTQRLEHANVVLSTQWEPDVTHQQVLKAWNLLQKRMQQRRAAR is encoded by the exons ATGTCGATGTTCAGCACGGGCATCCTGGTGCTGACGTCGCCCCTCCACACCCTGCGCATCGCCCCCGTGCTCCGCTCGGCCGCCCAGCTGGTAGAGCGCACCCTCTATGTCCACCTGCACCCGGGCCTCAacctgggcggcggccaagcgCGGCCCGTCTTCCTCCCGCCCGCCGTGGACCTGTGCTCGCTCATCACGCGGCTTTACAGCAACGCAGCCGACGTGTGCGCGCACCTGGATGTCCGCGTCCTGCTCACCCACATCCACCCCTCGTGTGGCAAGGGAGGGCCCTTCCCCACGCCGCAGTACCTGTCGCACTCCCCCGAGGTGCTACTGACGGACTTCCCCGCACGGGACCCGGCGCAGTCGCAGCAGGTGATGCAGTGCCTGCAGGGCTACGCCGGATGCTGCTATGCATGCCGGCCCGGCCTGCCCTCGGTGTTGCTCCCCCCGCAGCTGGTCGAGCCTGAGGAGGAATTGGAGGGCGGCGAGAAGGATCAGGGTAAAGTGCTGGAGACGTACCCGGACGTGGTGGTGGGTGGCACCTTCGACCGCCTCCACGGGGCCCACAAGACCCTGCTCAACGTGTCATGCTTGCTCGCCACCAGACGCTTCCTCATCGGCGTGTGCCACCAGGGAATGCTAAAAA AAAAGGTCTTGAATGAGCTGATCCAGCCGTACGAGCTGCGCGTGGAAAGGCTCCAAGAGTTCCTGAGGGACGTCAAGCCCTCGCTGCAGGTGGAGATCGTGCCCCTGGATGACCCGCTCGGGGTGTCGGTAGTGGACCCCCTCCTGCGCTGCATCGTGGTCAGCGAGGAGACCCGAAAGGGGGGTGAGGCTGTCAACAGAAAACGCATTGAAAAT GGCCTTCCCGCTTTGGTTCTTCACGAAATCCAGCTGCTGAAGGATGCGCATCACTCCGAAACCGAGGAGGAGAAGATAAGCTCGTCCAGCCTGCGCTCCCGCTTGCTGGGAACCCTCCTCAACCAACCCAAG GCCACGCCGGATCTCCCTCTGCAGCCGTATGTGATCGGGCTGACGGGCAGGAGCGGCAGCGGCAAGAGCTCGGTGGCCAAGCGCCTGGAGGACCTAGGCACCGTCCGCATCGACTGCGACAAGCTGGGCCACCAAGTCTACGAGCTGGGCAGCGCCGCCTACCGCCGCATCCTGGAGGAATTCGGATCGG ATATCCTAAATGAAGATCAAACCATCAACAGACATGCTCTCGGGAAGAAGGTCTTTGGACAACAG gaAAGATTAAAAGCGCTGACGGACATAGTGTGGCCTGAAATTGCGCTTCTCGTCAAGAACAGAATCAGCCAAGCCAGGGAAGAAG gcAAAGACGTATGCGTGGTAGATGCAGCGGTCCTTCTGGAGGCGGGCTGGACAGACATGGTCCACGAGGTGTGGGTGACCATCATCCCCGAGGAGGAG gcagTCTCGCGGATAATGCAGCGAGACGGCGTTGCGGCCGAGGACGCCCGGCGCCGCTTGCAAAATCAGAGTTCTGACACCCAGCGGCTGGAGCATGCCAACGTGGTGCTTAGCACGCAGTGGGAGCCCGACGTCACCCACCAACAG GTATTAAAGGCCTGGAATCTTCTACAGAAGAGGATGCAGCAGAGGCGGGCGGCACGGTAG
- the zdhhc6 gene encoding palmitoyltransferase ZDHHC6 isoform X2 produces MNSVAWNSFHEVRRLCHWGPIIALSVIAVCSTVAVLDSIIWYWPLDTSGGSINFIMLLNWTVLILYNYFNAMFVGPGYIPFSWKPENQEDMQYLQYCKVCQGFKAPRSHHCRKCNRCVMKMDHHCPWINNCCGHQNHAYFTSFLLLAPLGCTHAAAIFIMTMYTQLNERISFGWSTVKIDMSAVHQSQPLVPFNVAAFAVTLFALGLALGTTIAVGMLFVIQMKVILQNKTSIESWIEEKAKDRIQHYQTEEEFIFPYDLGSRWLNLKEVFTWSGVPKGDGIIWPVHHKCHQHTLTIEQLKQKADKRVRSVQYLAVEDYNGACCPMTKGIRTFFRTPCTEEPRIALRRGDTILATRGTKWWMYGDKVLNEEQTRAGERIRGWFPRRCVEKCHYDTAAVESAVDKKAN; encoded by the exons ATGAACTCGGTGGCGTGGAACAGCTTCCACGAGGTGCGCCGGTTGTGCCACTGGGGGCCGATCATCGCCTTGTCGGTCATCGCCGTGTGCTCCACCGTGGCCGTGCTGGATTCCATCATCTGGTACTGGCCCCTAGACACGTCCGGCGGCAGCATCAACTTCATCATGCTCCTCAATTGGACCGTCCTCATCCTCTACAACTACTTCAACGCCATGTTTGTCGGGCCGGGGTACATCCCTTTTAGTTGGAAGCCG GAGAATCAAGAGGACATGCAGTACTTGCAGTATTGCAAAGTGTGCCAAGGGTTCAAGGCCCCGAGGTCCCACCACTGCCGCAAGTGTAACAG GTGCGTGATGAAGATGGACCACCACTGCCCCTGGATCAACAACTGCTGTGGCCACCAGAACCATGCCTACTTCACCAGCTTCCTGCTGCTGGCCCCGCTGGGCTGCACGCACGCCGCCGCCATCTTTATCATGACCATGTACACGCAGCTCAACGAGAGG ATTTCATTCGGGTGGAGCACGGTGAAGATCGACATGAGCGCCGTTCATCAGAGCCAGCCCCTTGTGCCCTTCAACGTGGCCGCCTTTGCCGTCACACTCTTCGCCTTGGGCCTGGCGCTCGGCACCACCATCGCTGTCGGCATGCTCTTCGTCATACAG ATGAAAGTCATCTTACAAAATAAAACCTCAATAGAGTCCTGGATCGAAGAAAAG GCCAAAGACCGAATACAGCACTACCAAACCGAGGAGGAGTTCATCTTCCCGTACGACCTTGGCAGCCGCTGGCTCAACTTGAAGGAGGTCTTCACGTGGTCGGGGGTGCCCAAAGGAGACGGCATCATATGGCCTGTCCACCACAAGTGTCACCAGCACACCTTAACG ATTGAGCAACTCAAGCAGAAGGCCGACAAACGGGTGAGAAGT GTCCAGTATCTGGCGGTGGAAGACTACAATGGCGCCTGCTGCCCCATGACCAAGGGCATCCGAACTTTTTTCCGGACCCCTTGCACAGAGGAGCCCAGGATAGCCCTGCGACGGGGGGACACCATCCTGGCCACCCGCGGGACCAA GTGGTGGATGTACGGAGACAAAGTGTTAAACGAGGAGCAAACAAGAG CAGGGGAGCGCATCCGTGGATGGTTTCCACGGCGATGCGTGGAGAAGTGCCATTACGACACCGCGGCCGTGGAGAGCGCCGTAGATAAGAAAGCCAACTAA
- the zdhhc6 gene encoding palmitoyltransferase ZDHHC6 isoform X1 encodes MNSVAWNSFHEVRRLCHWGPIIALSVIAVCSTVAVLDSIIWYWPLDTSGGSINFIMLLNWTVLILYNYFNAMFVGPGYIPFSWKPENQEDMQYLQYCKVCQGFKAPRSHHCRKCNRCVMKMDHHCPWINNCCGHQNHAYFTSFLLLAPLGCTHAAAIFIMTMYTQLNERISFGWSTVKIDMSAVHQSQPLVPFNVAAFAVTLFALGLALGTTIAVGMLFVIQMKVILQNKTSIESWIEEKAKDRIQHYQTEEEFIFPYDLGSRWLNLKEVFTWSGVPKGDGIIWPVHHKCHQHTLTIEQLKQKADKRVRSQVQYLAVEDYNGACCPMTKGIRTFFRTPCTEEPRIALRRGDTILATRGTKWWMYGDKVLNEEQTRAGERIRGWFPRRCVEKCHYDTAAVESAVDKKAN; translated from the exons ATGAACTCGGTGGCGTGGAACAGCTTCCACGAGGTGCGCCGGTTGTGCCACTGGGGGCCGATCATCGCCTTGTCGGTCATCGCCGTGTGCTCCACCGTGGCCGTGCTGGATTCCATCATCTGGTACTGGCCCCTAGACACGTCCGGCGGCAGCATCAACTTCATCATGCTCCTCAATTGGACCGTCCTCATCCTCTACAACTACTTCAACGCCATGTTTGTCGGGCCGGGGTACATCCCTTTTAGTTGGAAGCCG GAGAATCAAGAGGACATGCAGTACTTGCAGTATTGCAAAGTGTGCCAAGGGTTCAAGGCCCCGAGGTCCCACCACTGCCGCAAGTGTAACAG GTGCGTGATGAAGATGGACCACCACTGCCCCTGGATCAACAACTGCTGTGGCCACCAGAACCATGCCTACTTCACCAGCTTCCTGCTGCTGGCCCCGCTGGGCTGCACGCACGCCGCCGCCATCTTTATCATGACCATGTACACGCAGCTCAACGAGAGG ATTTCATTCGGGTGGAGCACGGTGAAGATCGACATGAGCGCCGTTCATCAGAGCCAGCCCCTTGTGCCCTTCAACGTGGCCGCCTTTGCCGTCACACTCTTCGCCTTGGGCCTGGCGCTCGGCACCACCATCGCTGTCGGCATGCTCTTCGTCATACAG ATGAAAGTCATCTTACAAAATAAAACCTCAATAGAGTCCTGGATCGAAGAAAAG GCCAAAGACCGAATACAGCACTACCAAACCGAGGAGGAGTTCATCTTCCCGTACGACCTTGGCAGCCGCTGGCTCAACTTGAAGGAGGTCTTCACGTGGTCGGGGGTGCCCAAAGGAGACGGCATCATATGGCCTGTCCACCACAAGTGTCACCAGCACACCTTAACG ATTGAGCAACTCAAGCAGAAGGCCGACAAACGGGTGAGAAGT CAGGTCCAGTATCTGGCGGTGGAAGACTACAATGGCGCCTGCTGCCCCATGACCAAGGGCATCCGAACTTTTTTCCGGACCCCTTGCACAGAGGAGCCCAGGATAGCCCTGCGACGGGGGGACACCATCCTGGCCACCCGCGGGACCAA GTGGTGGATGTACGGAGACAAAGTGTTAAACGAGGAGCAAACAAGAG CAGGGGAGCGCATCCGTGGATGGTTTCCACGGCGATGCGTGGAGAAGTGCCATTACGACACCGCGGCCGTGGAGAGCGCCGTAGATAAGAAAGCCAACTAA